The genome window tatatattgtggaatttttaaaaaatctgGTAGTTTTAATTCGGGCTTATTCTGcgattcattattataaaaatttgaaagatctttcattttttttaatctatTTAATgctttatttaaatattcatcatatttttccTTGCTAACGTTACCTCCTTTTAAATGTTTCATCATATCTGCTTCATGTaattcatcatcatcttttAAGTATCTATtaacttttaaaaatttttgtaTAGTCACAATATCCAAATTacaaaaacaataaaaagaaatattggATTTAACATAAGGAGATACTAAAAGAGTATTACCATAAACAACTGaaccatataatatatcttgtATCGACATTTTTGATGAATTCATTTTGTGTTCATCTGTACTTTTAGATGTATTTACAGTATCAAAACATAATGCACCAGTCTTATTAGGAcatataaaagtaatatcATCAAAAGGTTTAGCTTCTATTTCACAATATACTTCATTCTTAtctgataataaatatttttcctttgTAAAATCGCATCTGTGACTCTTACTTGATACCCATGCTTGTCTCCAAAAAAGGAGAGCTAAACATAAAATAACACCtctcataataaaaataaaataaaaaataatatatatatatatatatatatatatgtttatatatatttgtttatatatttacaaaagaattaattttaaatatttcaaaatgatcatatatatatacacatttatatatatatatgttacattTACATGTTTTATTGAAtaaatctttttatttttaaaaaatttgtaaaatttaaatataacaagtacacataaaaagaaaaagggaaaagaataatattttttttatatttattataatttcctttttttcctcaaaaaataaaaaaaactaaaatgtgcattaaataaaaaaaaaaaaaaatatacataatatatatataatatatatattatatattaatttttgtatttataatactcttgaattttttttttttttttaaacaaataaaaattgtaaCAATAAATacgacaaaaaaaaatatatatatatatatataattaattgattaacaaaataaacatttataatttatgtgatattatgaatatttgtGAAAATTTTGCATCacaaataaacatataaataaaaaaaaatatatatattatatatattatacatatatattatatatatatatatatttttttttttaatggtTGTGTCCATATTTATGTACCTATTAATTTGATCAAGTCAtcataagaataaaatttgtgaggtttaattttttccttACTTTCCATATGTATAGTATTTTtaactattttttttaaattcattatattattttttatatctattaaagtattttttttaaatctttttTGTTCGATTAAGTTGATATTTCTTTGTTTTGCTGACTtgttcataattatattttcactcttcttaataaaatgatatactGTGCCCCTTCTACTATTATACctaaaatgtaaatataaaaatatatatatatataaatatatatataaaaatatatatataaaaatatatatataaatatataaatatttatatatttacacacacacacacatatatatatacacatatatatatatatgtataactagccattatttatttattatttttttttttttttttttttttttttttttaccttgCCAGTCGCCCTATTCTGTGTGTCAACACATTATAATGTTTTGGCATATCAAAATTTAT of Plasmodium sp. gorilla clade G2 genome assembly, chromosome: 4 contains these proteins:
- a CDS encoding 6-cysteine protein; this translates as MRGVILCLALLFWRQAWVSSKSHRCDFTKEKYLLSDKNEVYCEIEAKPFDDITFICPNKTGALCFDTVNTSKSTDEHKMNSSKMSIQDILYGSVVYGNTLLVSPYVKSNISFYCFCNLDIVTIQKFLKVNRYLKDDDELHEADMMKHLKGGNVSKEKYDEYLNKALNRLKKMKDLSNFYNNESQNKPELKLPDFLKIPQYILSNDTYKNAARGSNNGDNFIVDDVTQKKIISKYGIMKVFVHNNNNVIKGCDFGTNSYNYFSQQFPSQDNVNNKVCKLQAKPGELVGFKCAFDGKDTIEPANCFDKVLYENKETDLKTLIPGYISFKNKHSSKYPYYLKIPHYVKQQYTIQCKCKSSKSYYDYYTFELDIQPGESEVLNKSFNSS